In Anaerobacillus isosaccharinicus, one genomic interval encodes:
- the hisC gene encoding histidinol-phosphate transaminase gives MKVKKQLIGLSPYKPGKPISEVKKQFGLNEVVKLASNENPFGCSNEAKKAISEALDNLAIYPDGYAATIRTEVANLLNVSEEQLIFGNGSDEIIQILCRALLNNETNTVCAVPSFPQYKHNAVIEGAEVREVSLIDGVHDLDGMLGQINENTRIVWVCNPNNPSGTYVSSEVFKNFLAKVPKDVLVVSDEAYYEYVVAEDYPDTTPLLAEFENLMILRTFSKAYGLASLRIGYGVGNPEFIQKIEPAREPFNTSVLAQVAASAALTDKQFLSYCKERNREGLEQFYQFCEKNNLHYYPSQGNFILMDIQKPGNDVFNYLLERGFIVRSGEALGFPTSIRVTVGSTEQNKAIIEQLEKFLNS, from the coding sequence ATGAAAGTGAAAAAACAACTTATTGGGCTTTCTCCATACAAACCAGGAAAGCCTATATCAGAAGTGAAAAAGCAATTTGGTTTAAATGAGGTAGTTAAGCTTGCTTCAAATGAAAATCCATTTGGTTGTTCTAATGAAGCGAAAAAGGCGATCAGTGAAGCTTTAGATAATTTAGCGATTTATCCTGATGGATATGCAGCAACAATTCGCACTGAAGTAGCAAACCTATTAAATGTGAGTGAAGAGCAATTAATATTCGGAAATGGCTCAGATGAGATCATTCAAATCTTATGTCGAGCATTATTAAATAACGAAACAAACACGGTATGTGCGGTTCCATCGTTTCCCCAATATAAGCATAATGCAGTAATAGAGGGTGCAGAGGTTCGAGAAGTCTCTTTAATTGATGGAGTACATGACTTAGATGGAATGCTCGGACAAATTAATGAGAACACACGCATCGTTTGGGTGTGTAACCCTAATAATCCTTCAGGTACGTATGTAAGCAGCGAGGTCTTTAAGAATTTCTTAGCGAAAGTTCCAAAAGATGTCCTTGTTGTTAGTGATGAAGCGTACTATGAGTATGTCGTTGCAGAAGATTATCCTGATACAACACCATTACTTGCAGAATTCGAAAACTTAATGATATTGCGTACCTTTTCTAAAGCATATGGCCTAGCTTCATTGCGGATTGGTTATGGAGTTGGTAATCCTGAGTTTATCCAGAAAATTGAACCGGCCAGAGAACCGTTTAATACTTCGGTATTAGCTCAAGTTGCTGCAAGCGCGGCCTTAACGGATAAACAATTTCTTTCGTATTGTAAAGAACGTAACCGTGAAGGGCTAGAACAGTTTTATCAATTTTGCGAGAAGAACAATTTACACTATTACCCTTCACAAGGAAATTTTATTTTAATGGATATACAAAAGCCTGGTAATGACGTGTTTAATTATCTACTAGAACGAGGTTTCATTGTTCGTTCAGGTGAAGCATTAGGATTTCCGACCTCAATTAGAGTAACGGTAGGAAGTACAGAACAAAATAAAGCAATCATAGAGCAACTTGAAAAATTTCTTAATAGTTAA
- the trpA gene encoding tryptophan synthase subunit alpha, with translation MASTRLETVITKKEHLFIPFIMAGDPSPELTIELALLMEEAGAHILELGVPYSDPLADGPVIQQAALRALEYKVNLEQVMSLVPMMRRRGLTIPVIIFTYYNPVLQLGEENVLALMKENEIDGILIPDLPFEESRHLSLRCDQEGLPLISLVAPTSEKRVEMIAKQAKGFLYCVSSLGVTGVRKEIDEGIFQFLEEVKKHSKVPVAVGFGISNSEQVAKLKPYCDGLIVGSALIKMIESKKTEMLDNKMREKALSEIKTFVYSLISS, from the coding sequence ATGGCTAGTACAAGATTAGAAACAGTTATCACGAAAAAAGAGCATTTATTTATTCCATTTATTATGGCTGGAGACCCATCCCCCGAACTGACAATTGAGTTAGCGTTATTAATGGAAGAGGCTGGTGCCCATATTTTAGAGTTAGGTGTCCCTTATTCGGACCCATTAGCAGACGGTCCTGTTATTCAACAAGCAGCCCTTAGAGCGCTAGAATACAAGGTTAACTTAGAACAAGTCATGAGCTTAGTACCGATGATGCGTAGGCGTGGTTTGACAATTCCTGTTATTATTTTTACGTATTACAACCCAGTGTTGCAATTAGGAGAAGAAAATGTCCTTGCTTTGATGAAAGAGAATGAGATAGATGGAATACTTATCCCTGATTTACCTTTTGAAGAAAGTAGACATTTAAGCCTGCGCTGTGATCAAGAAGGGTTACCTCTTATCTCTTTAGTTGCTCCTACGTCAGAAAAACGCGTTGAAATGATTGCTAAACAAGCGAAAGGTTTTTTATATTGCGTATCTTCCTTAGGAGTAACAGGAGTTCGAAAAGAAATCGATGAAGGGATTTTTCAATTTTTAGAAGAAGTAAAAAAACATAGTAAAGTTCCAGTTGCAGTCGGTTTTGGAATTTCTAACAGTGAACAAGTAGCTAAGTTAAAACCATATTGTGATGGATTAATTGTTGGTAGTGCGCTAATAAAAATGATAGAATCAAAAAAGACTGAAATGTTAGATAATAAAATGAGGGAAAAAGCGCTTTCAGAAATAAAAACATTTGTTTATTCGCTCATTTCATCGTAA
- the trpB gene encoding tryptophan synthase subunit beta, with protein sequence MNYQFPDENGRFGQFGGKFVPETLMYALNELEISFQAAMTDNAFRLEYMKQLKEYSGRPTALTLAENVTKHFNGAKIYLKREDLNHTGAHKINNAIGQALLAKRMGKKKIIAETGAGQHGVAAATVAAKFGLECKVFMGEKDIERQALNVFRMKLLGAEVIAVSSGSKTLKDATNEAIRYWVTHVTDTFYLIGSVVGPHPYPQMVRDFQRVIGDEAKKQFEQFEGKLPDEIIACVGGGSNAMGIFYPFLDDAVSLIGVEAAGKGVETSLHAATLTKGSKGVIHGSLTYLLQTEDGQIIEPHSISAGLDYPGVGPEHAHLKDIGRVQYESVTDDEALEALQLLSRLEGIIPAIESAHALAHTFKRAQQLSSKQSILVCLSGRGDKDVHTLIDTIGGLTNG encoded by the coding sequence ATGAACTATCAATTTCCAGATGAGAACGGACGCTTTGGACAATTTGGCGGAAAATTTGTTCCAGAAACGTTAATGTATGCTTTAAATGAACTTGAGATCTCATTTCAAGCGGCAATGACTGACAATGCGTTTAGATTAGAATATATGAAACAACTTAAAGAATACTCAGGAAGACCAACAGCACTAACACTAGCAGAAAATGTTACGAAGCATTTTAACGGAGCTAAAATTTATTTGAAACGTGAAGATTTAAATCATACAGGTGCTCATAAAATAAATAACGCGATTGGGCAAGCATTACTTGCAAAACGAATGGGGAAGAAAAAAATTATTGCTGAAACTGGCGCAGGTCAGCATGGGGTTGCAGCGGCAACAGTTGCTGCAAAATTTGGCTTAGAATGCAAAGTTTTTATGGGTGAGAAGGACATTGAACGTCAAGCGCTAAATGTATTTCGAATGAAGCTATTAGGAGCAGAAGTAATTGCAGTTAGTAGTGGAAGCAAGACGTTAAAAGATGCAACAAATGAAGCAATTAGATATTGGGTGACTCATGTTACCGATACGTTTTATTTAATTGGGTCTGTTGTCGGTCCACATCCATATCCGCAAATGGTTCGTGATTTTCAAAGAGTTATAGGGGATGAAGCAAAAAAACAATTCGAGCAGTTTGAAGGAAAGCTTCCAGATGAAATTATTGCTTGTGTTGGTGGTGGAAGTAATGCGATGGGAATCTTCTATCCGTTTCTAGATGATGCCGTTTCTTTAATAGGAGTTGAAGCAGCGGGAAAAGGTGTTGAGACAAGTTTGCATGCCGCCACCTTAACGAAAGGAAGTAAGGGAGTCATTCATGGTTCACTCACCTATTTACTACAAACAGAAGACGGACAAATTATCGAGCCACACTCAATTTCCGCAGGTTTAGATTACCCAGGAGTTGGCCCTGAGCACGCTCATTTAAAAGATATAGGTAGGGTTCAATATGAAAGTGTAACTGATGATGAAGCCCTAGAAGCTCTGCAATTATTATCTAGACTAGAAGGAATAATTCCAGCTATTGAAAGTGCGCACGCATTAGCTCATACATTTAAGCGGGCACAACAACTTTCCAGCAAACAATCTATCCTAGTTTGCTTATCAGGTAGAGGCGATAAAGATGTTCACACGCTAATTGATACAATAGGGGGATTAACCAATGGCTAG
- the trpC gene encoding indole-3-glycerol phosphate synthase TrpC — translation MLDRIVAVKKQEVRVLQLKEQVDVVRYSLFERLKNPNRKLGLIAEVKKASPSKGIIKKDFEPLNIAMQYEEGGADALSVLTDEQFFLGHHSYLTTIKRQVGLPVLRKDFIIDSKQIEESVRIGADAILLIATILEKNQIHELYEEAYEKGLECLVEVHSHADVEKVFSKLRPQLLGINNRNLQTFETDLNQTIEISRQLPKDQFVISESGIVDGSDLTQLQGYAKAILVGETLMRAGTPLIGIETLFGELNHDSLT, via the coding sequence ATGCTAGACAGGATTGTTGCAGTTAAAAAACAAGAAGTTAGAGTTTTACAATTAAAAGAGCAGGTTGATGTTGTTAGGTATTCTCTTTTTGAAAGGCTAAAAAACCCCAACCGAAAGTTAGGGTTAATTGCAGAAGTGAAAAAAGCCTCACCGTCAAAAGGGATTATAAAAAAAGATTTTGAACCTTTAAATATAGCTATGCAATATGAAGAAGGAGGAGCAGATGCTCTATCAGTCTTAACAGATGAACAATTTTTTCTTGGGCATCATTCATATTTAACAACGATTAAAAGGCAAGTAGGGCTGCCAGTTCTTCGGAAAGATTTTATTATTGATTCTAAACAAATTGAAGAAAGTGTGCGAATCGGAGCAGATGCTATTTTACTTATCGCTACAATTTTAGAAAAAAATCAAATTCATGAATTATATGAAGAAGCATACGAAAAAGGACTTGAATGTCTTGTAGAAGTTCACTCACATGCTGATGTTGAAAAAGTATTTTCAAAACTTCGGCCCCAGCTTCTTGGAATAAACAACCGCAATTTGCAAACGTTTGAGACCGATCTTAACCAAACAATTGAAATTAGTAGACAACTACCTAAAGACCAATTTGTTATTAGTGAGAGCGGTATTGTGGACGGGAGTGATTTAACACAGCTTCAAGGTTATGCAAAAGCAATCTTAGTTGGAGAGACGTTAATGAGAGCCGGGACACCATTAATAGGAATTGAAACTTTATTTGGAGAACTAAATCATGACAGCCTTACTTAA
- a CDS encoding phosphoribosylanthranilate isomerase: MTALLKYCGNHSFEDIVVTSNSQAHYLGFVFAQSKRCVSPKEVANWLLKLKVTQKLVGVFVNASLLEIEDVIKHVPLDVIQCHGDETPEFITNLKNHLNKPVWKVIHHSEFGLAMMKKYSGLVDGFVVDSKVSSARGGTGVTFDWKAIPSYQRETLAQNVPCFIAGGINVNTIENLLHYEPIGIDLSSGIEEHGQKSAELRNQFETRLFR; this comes from the coding sequence ATGACAGCCTTACTTAAATATTGTGGTAATCATAGCTTTGAAGACATAGTTGTAACTTCTAATAGCCAGGCACACTATCTGGGGTTTGTTTTTGCACAGAGTAAGCGTTGTGTAAGCCCAAAAGAAGTTGCAAACTGGCTTTTGAAACTAAAAGTAACCCAAAAGCTTGTCGGTGTTTTTGTAAATGCGTCTTTACTAGAAATTGAAGATGTGATCAAGCATGTGCCACTTGACGTTATTCAATGCCATGGTGATGAGACACCTGAATTTATTACGAATCTAAAAAACCATTTAAATAAACCGGTCTGGAAAGTAATCCACCACAGTGAGTTTGGTTTAGCAATGATGAAAAAATACAGCGGACTAGTAGATGGGTTTGTCGTAGACAGTAAAGTGTCTAGCGCTAGAGGTGGAACAGGTGTTACCTTCGATTGGAAGGCGATCCCTTCCTATCAACGAGAAACGCTTGCACAAAATGTGCCATGTTTTATTGCAGGTGGGATAAACGTTAATACGATTGAAAATCTTCTTCATTATGAGCCAATTGGCATTGATTTATCAAGCGGGATTGAAGAACATGGTCAGAAATCAGCAGAACTAAGAAATCAATTTGAAACGAGGTTATTTAGATGA